A genomic region of Arachis hypogaea cultivar Tifrunner chromosome 5, arahy.Tifrunner.gnm2.J5K5, whole genome shotgun sequence contains the following coding sequences:
- the LOC112802529 gene encoding uncharacterized protein, protein MKMKSIRVLHVLVVPIVLFLVCSQNSMAHRRSMLSISKKPDPNDAIATARWLVSQNFWAVLNTISIDLGGAPWGNVVSFSDGIPDQGTGIPYFYLTNLDPTVKNALKDQRASFTVSEYPLGTCGKIDPENPTCSKITLTGKLILVDEKSKEAEFGRNALFSKHSEMKGWPTDHNFQVYKLEIENIFLIDWFGGPKPLTVDEYLKWKGH, encoded by the exons ATGAAAATGAAAAGTATTAGAGTTTTGCATGTACTTGTTGTCCCTATCGTACTCTTCTTGGTTTGTTCCCAGAATTCTATGGCACACAGGAGATCAATGCTGTCCATTTCTAAAAAACCTGACCCAAATGATGCTATTGCCACCGCTCGTTGGCTGGTCTCTCAGAATTTCTGGGCTGTATTAaa CACAATCTCAATTGATTTGGGTGGAGCACCCTGGGG GAATGTGGTATCATTTAGTGATGGGATACCTGACCAAGGCACTGGCATCCCATACTTTTACTTGACAAATTTGGATCCAACAGTAAAAAATGCATTGAAAGACCAAAGAGCTTCCTTTACAGTCAGTGAATATCCTCTTGGGACCTGTGGCAAGATAGACCCAGAGAATCCTACCTGCTCAAAAATTACTCTAACAGGAAAG CTGATATTGGTTGATGAAAAGTCCAAAGAAGCTGAATTTGGCAGAAATGCATTGTTTTCCAAGCATTCAGAGATGAAAG GCTGGCCTACGGATCATAACTTTCAAGTCTACAAATTGGAGATTGAAAATATATTCTTAATTGATTGGTTTGGTGGTCCAAAACCTTTAACAGTAGATGAGTACCTAAAGTGGAAAGGACATTGA
- the LOC112802530 gene encoding homoserine dehydrogenase isoform X2, protein MKTIPLILMGCGGVGCHLLQHIVSCRSLHSSQGLCLNVLGVSDSKSLVVTEDSSNKGLDDKFLMELCRVKRDGGSLSKLGDLDCRLFSHPELQERILELASQLGGKTGLVFVDCSASSNTVAVLKQVVDMGCCIVMANKKPLTSTMEDFEKLYAYPRRIRHESTVGAGLPVIASLNRIISSGDPVHRIIGSLSGTLGYVMSEVEDGKPLSQVVRAAKSLGYTEPDPREDLGGMDVARKALILARILGQRINMDTIQIESLYPKEMGPDVMSVEDFMNSGLPLLDKDIQERVEKAASNGNVLRYVCVIEGSSCEVGIQELPKNSPLGRLRGSDNVLEIYTRCYTSQPLVIQGAGAGNDTTAAGVLADIVDIQDLFP, encoded by the exons ATGAAGACTATCCCTCTGATTCTAATGGGCTGCGGAGGAGTTGGTTGTCACCTTCTCCAACACATTGTTTCCTGCCGCTCTCTTCACTCCTCACAG GGACTGTGCTTGAATGTTCTGGGAGTAAGTGATAGTAAATCTTTGGTGGTTACGGAGGATTCGTCGAATAAAGGATTGGATGATAAATTCTTGATGGAACTTTGCCGTGTCAAGCGTGATGGCGGCTCTCTATCGAAACTTGGTGATCTTG ACTGCCGGCTATTTTCTCATCCTGAATTGCAAGAAAGGATTCTAGAGCTTGCCTCTCAACTTGGTGGCAAAACAG GTTTGGTCTTTGTAGATTGTTCTGCAAGCTCAAACACAGTTGCGGTGCTAAAACAAGTTGTTGATATGGGTTGTTGTATTGTTATGGCAAATAAGAAGCCTCTTACATCTACAATG gaagattttgaaaaactttacgCATATCCGCGACGCATCCGGCATGAATCAACT GTAGGTGCTGGTCTTCCTGTGATAGCATCCCTAAATCGCATAATCTCTTCAGGGGATCCTGTTCATCGCATTATTGGGAGTCTGAGTG GGACATTGGGGTATGTAATGAGCGAGGTTGAGGATGGAAAGCCATTGAGCCAAGTTGTGAGAGCTGCTAAAAGTCTTGGTTACACTGAACCGG ATCCGCGTGAAGACCTCGGTGGGATGGATGTTGCTAGAAAG GCTTTGATCCTTGCTCGAATACTTGGTCAACGAATTAATATGGATACTATTCAG ATTGAGAGTTTGTATCCAAAAGAAATGGGGCCTGATGTGATGAGTGTGGAAGATTTCATGAACTCTGGACTTCCATTGTTAGATAAAGACATTCAAGAGAGAGTAGAGAAGGCAGCCTCAAATGGAAATGTGCTTCGCTATGTTTGTGTAATAGAGGGCTCAAG TTGTGAAGTTGGAATTCAAGAGCTTCCAAAGAATTCTCCCTTAGGAAGGCTTCGAGGAAGTGATAATGTG TTGGAAATATACACTCGATGTTACACCAGCCAACCGTTGGTCATTCAGGGTGCTGGAGCTGGTAATGACACTACTGCTGCCGGTGTTCTTGCCGATATCGTGGATATCCAGGATCTGTTTCCTTGA
- the LOC112802530 gene encoding homoserine dehydrogenase isoform X1, with protein MKTIPLILMGCGGVGCHLLQHIVSCRSLHSSQGLCLNVLGVSDSKSLVVTEDSSNKGLDDKFLMELCRVKRDGGSLSKLGDLGDCRLFSHPELQERILELASQLGGKTGLVFVDCSASSNTVAVLKQVVDMGCCIVMANKKPLTSTMEDFEKLYAYPRRIRHESTVGAGLPVIASLNRIISSGDPVHRIIGSLSGTLGYVMSEVEDGKPLSQVVRAAKSLGYTEPDPREDLGGMDVARKALILARILGQRINMDTIQIESLYPKEMGPDVMSVEDFMNSGLPLLDKDIQERVEKAASNGNVLRYVCVIEGSSCEVGIQELPKNSPLGRLRGSDNVLEIYTRCYTSQPLVIQGAGAGNDTTAAGVLADIVDIQDLFP; from the exons ATGAAGACTATCCCTCTGATTCTAATGGGCTGCGGAGGAGTTGGTTGTCACCTTCTCCAACACATTGTTTCCTGCCGCTCTCTTCACTCCTCACAG GGACTGTGCTTGAATGTTCTGGGAGTAAGTGATAGTAAATCTTTGGTGGTTACGGAGGATTCGTCGAATAAAGGATTGGATGATAAATTCTTGATGGAACTTTGCCGTGTCAAGCGTGATGGCGGCTCTCTATCGAAACTTGGTGATCTTG GAGACTGCCGGCTATTTTCTCATCCTGAATTGCAAGAAAGGATTCTAGAGCTTGCCTCTCAACTTGGTGGCAAAACAG GTTTGGTCTTTGTAGATTGTTCTGCAAGCTCAAACACAGTTGCGGTGCTAAAACAAGTTGTTGATATGGGTTGTTGTATTGTTATGGCAAATAAGAAGCCTCTTACATCTACAATG gaagattttgaaaaactttacgCATATCCGCGACGCATCCGGCATGAATCAACT GTAGGTGCTGGTCTTCCTGTGATAGCATCCCTAAATCGCATAATCTCTTCAGGGGATCCTGTTCATCGCATTATTGGGAGTCTGAGTG GGACATTGGGGTATGTAATGAGCGAGGTTGAGGATGGAAAGCCATTGAGCCAAGTTGTGAGAGCTGCTAAAAGTCTTGGTTACACTGAACCGG ATCCGCGTGAAGACCTCGGTGGGATGGATGTTGCTAGAAAG GCTTTGATCCTTGCTCGAATACTTGGTCAACGAATTAATATGGATACTATTCAG ATTGAGAGTTTGTATCCAAAAGAAATGGGGCCTGATGTGATGAGTGTGGAAGATTTCATGAACTCTGGACTTCCATTGTTAGATAAAGACATTCAAGAGAGAGTAGAGAAGGCAGCCTCAAATGGAAATGTGCTTCGCTATGTTTGTGTAATAGAGGGCTCAAG TTGTGAAGTTGGAATTCAAGAGCTTCCAAAGAATTCTCCCTTAGGAAGGCTTCGAGGAAGTGATAATGTG TTGGAAATATACACTCGATGTTACACCAGCCAACCGTTGGTCATTCAGGGTGCTGGAGCTGGTAATGACACTACTGCTGCCGGTGTTCTTGCCGATATCGTGGATATCCAGGATCTGTTTCCTTGA